The Pseudodesulfovibrio sp. S3 genome has a segment encoding these proteins:
- a CDS encoding electron transfer flavoprotein subunit beta yields MGSEFHIVVCGSIVPDPLQTLAPQDGPAGPTLKNEMMLPAVLDPWAGHALYEAANLAAKNPGSQVWLVSLGPKAKLQQVMMSVAQKVPFQLVVADGSASGFVDSYETAKILADTIDGVAGLDKSKLLLFGGWQSASRGSGAVMQMVGELLGVTEQFQGVDRITVADDGSIEVLERVEGGAYQKSVVDGAPAAFGWATGELPEPPNNPQIGMQNMQKNMPALMQAKPADLSGSSLSFASVQVPQQRRETRIVKDMPVDDMAKEIVEWIKG; encoded by the coding sequence ATGGGTAGTGAATTCCACATCGTGGTCTGCGGCTCCATCGTACCGGACCCGCTCCAGACGCTTGCCCCCCAGGACGGTCCTGCCGGTCCGACCTTGAAAAATGAAATGATGCTTCCCGCCGTGCTCGACCCCTGGGCCGGACACGCTCTTTACGAGGCCGCCAACCTGGCTGCCAAGAATCCCGGAAGCCAGGTCTGGCTTGTCAGCCTCGGCCCCAAGGCCAAGCTCCAGCAGGTCATGATGTCCGTGGCGCAGAAAGTGCCGTTCCAGTTGGTGGTGGCCGACGGCTCCGCTTCCGGGTTCGTGGACAGCTATGAGACCGCCAAGATCCTGGCCGACACCATTGATGGCGTTGCCGGGTTGGACAAGTCCAAGCTGTTGCTTTTCGGCGGCTGGCAGTCTGCCTCGCGCGGTTCCGGCGCGGTCATGCAGATGGTTGGCGAACTGCTCGGCGTGACCGAACAGTTTCAGGGTGTGGACAGGATCACCGTGGCCGATGATGGCTCCATCGAGGTGCTTGAGCGCGTGGAAGGCGGGGCTTATCAGAAGTCCGTGGTTGACGGTGCGCCCGCAGCTTTTGGCTGGGCCACCGGCGAACTGCCCGAACCTCCGAACAATCCCCAGATCGGTATGCAGAACATGCAGAAGAACATGCCCGCTTTGATGCAGGCCAAGCCTGCAGACCTGTCCGGTTCCAGCTTGTCCTTCGCCTCGGTGCAGGTGCCGCAACAGCGGCGCGAGACCCGCATCGTCAAGGACATGCCGGTGGATGACATGGCCAAAGAAATCGTCGAATGGATCAAGGGTTAA
- a CDS encoding ATP-binding protein: protein MTHDMLLKNILQLQEPDGAFASRADGKGGAGARIIEANHAICKMLGYTREELITLAPADIIPTLPEQIFGTGGETVEHSLTTKRGNKVPVAIRSRTLTMEAAVLDVFMIRDITHRKERERKASLDEQRFKLLYSLSQQLDQTEQDILQFALDHGVTMTGSQIGYICLMNEAETELTLQACTAGILGQYGACNRPASFKASETGLWGEAIRQRKPIITNDYATSPDKRGCPEGHVLIKRHMNLPILENGHITLVAGVGNKEEEYTEADVVQLSLIMEGVSRIIERKRMETDLIKAMKTAENANRAKSQFLANMSHELRTPLNGIMGMTQILLGTEITDEQKEYLTLSLEASMHLSKVMTSLLDLSSIESGGITLTPMNFNLPDTIESVIKPLVIQAEQKNLRLTCDVDGNVPVEVNGDVDKFRQILINLVFNAIKFTEEGHVSIKVSRTSTTTGLFGDMAEIRFIVTDSGIGIHEDKQEAIFESFMLGEDYLTKRYGGMGLGLSISRELTTLMGGGITLKSQPNRGSTFTLTLPFLLRDAKGGSCVIADTSADNDARPLNILVAEDEQVNALVTSRILKKNGHHATVVGNGQHAIDALIQGQYDLVLMDVQMPVINGLQVTEIIRSGAADGIRSDTPIIGLTAFAGKNDRQRFLEAGMDDVVTKPFEATDLLCTIRRILAG from the coding sequence ATGACCCACGACATGCTTTTGAAAAACATTCTCCAACTGCAAGAGCCTGACGGTGCATTTGCCTCCCGTGCCGATGGAAAAGGAGGAGCCGGGGCCCGAATCATCGAAGCCAACCACGCGATCTGCAAAATGCTCGGCTATACACGGGAAGAATTGATCACCCTGGCTCCAGCCGACATTATTCCCACACTCCCCGAGCAGATCTTCGGTACAGGCGGTGAAACAGTCGAACACTCGTTGACCACCAAACGCGGCAACAAGGTTCCCGTGGCCATTCGCTCACGCACCCTGACCATGGAGGCAGCAGTGCTGGACGTATTCATGATCCGGGACATAACTCATAGAAAAGAACGGGAACGAAAAGCCTCCCTGGACGAACAGCGGTTCAAACTCCTTTACTCACTCTCCCAACAGCTCGATCAAACCGAGCAGGATATCCTTCAATTCGCTCTGGACCACGGCGTGACAATGACCGGCAGCCAGATCGGATACATATGCCTCATGAACGAGGCAGAGACCGAGTTGACCCTGCAAGCCTGTACGGCAGGAATCCTCGGACAGTACGGTGCCTGCAACCGGCCAGCCAGCTTCAAGGCTTCCGAAACAGGCTTGTGGGGCGAGGCGATCAGGCAGCGGAAACCCATTATTACAAACGATTACGCCACCAGTCCGGACAAACGGGGATGCCCAGAAGGACATGTTCTCATAAAGCGGCACATGAACCTACCCATCCTGGAAAACGGTCATATCACTCTCGTTGCCGGGGTCGGCAACAAGGAAGAGGAATATACCGAAGCCGACGTGGTTCAGCTCTCACTGATCATGGAAGGCGTCAGCCGCATCATTGAACGCAAACGGATGGAAACGGATCTGATCAAGGCCATGAAGACGGCGGAAAATGCCAACCGGGCCAAAAGCCAGTTCCTGGCCAACATGAGCCACGAACTGCGCACCCCGCTGAACGGCATCATGGGCATGACCCAGATCCTGTTGGGAACCGAGATCACGGATGAGCAGAAGGAATACCTGACGCTTTCCCTGGAGGCGAGCATGCACCTGTCCAAGGTGATGACCTCCCTGCTCGACCTGTCCAGCATCGAGTCGGGCGGGATTACCCTGACACCGATGAATTTCAACCTCCCGGACACCATCGAATCCGTGATCAAACCCCTGGTCATCCAAGCCGAACAGAAAAACCTCCGACTGACCTGTGACGTTGACGGCAATGTCCCGGTCGAGGTCAACGGCGACGTGGACAAATTTCGCCAAATCCTGATCAATCTCGTATTCAATGCCATCAAGTTCACTGAAGAGGGCCACGTCTCAATCAAGGTTTCCAGGACATCCACCACCACCGGACTGTTCGGCGACATGGCGGAAATCCGCTTCATAGTGACTGATTCCGGCATCGGCATCCACGAAGACAAGCAAGAAGCCATCTTCGAAAGCTTCATGCTCGGAGAAGACTACCTGACAAAAAGATATGGCGGCATGGGGCTGGGCCTCTCGATTTCACGCGAATTGACCACGCTCATGGGCGGCGGGATCACCCTGAAAAGCCAGCCGAACCGGGGAAGCACCTTCACGCTCACCCTTCCCTTTCTTCTGCGGGACGCCAAGGGCGGCTCCTGCGTCATCGCCGATACGAGCGCAGACAACGATGCACGCCCCCTGAACATCCTCGTGGCAGAAGACGAACAGGTCAACGCCCTGGTGACCTCCCGCATCCTCAAGAAAAACGGCCATCATGCCACCGTGGTGGGCAACGGACAACATGCCATCGATGCCCTGATTCAGGGGCAGTACGACCTTGTGCTCATGGATGTGCAAATGCCTGTCATCAACGGCCTTCAGGTAACGGAAATCATCCGCTCCGGCGCGGCCGACGGCATACGCAGCGACACCCCGATCATCGGTCTGACCGCCTTTGCCGGCAAGAACGACAGGCAACGCTTTCTTGAAGCGGGCATGGACGACGTGGTCACAAAACCCTTTGAAGCCACTGACCTGCTCTGCACCATCAGACGGATTCTGGCCGGGTAA
- a CDS encoding 4Fe-4S ferredoxin, with the protein MSDPVEIPDVPRAEMETDIVCVGFGPAAGGFLTTLTRGLMNEDGTFVAESRAMPGMPPQVICYERADDIGFGVSGVVTKGRAIRASFPDLDLSQIPMAHEVTEEKILFLKDPVGASRRPGLFKLADKVLGKWMEDDAYELPYIPAFLEKHPGMICSIGQLNQWVGGNLMGTGMAQIWPSSPVAEPLMDGRTVKGVRMADQGVDKDGTPGAGYMPGMDMKAALTVVADGPVGPVGLHLDRELGLPEGNHRREWAVGMKCVVDLPEGCDWKPGTVLHTIGYPEPEIFGFLYVYPGNVASMGIFVPSWFDNPVRTAYRYMQHWMLHPYLWKRLEGGTMRSWGAKSLNESGKCGEPFLCGDGFARIGEGSGSTNVLTGSGVDEAWATGVQLGEAVLELLREGRDFTKENLENTYVSRRRASWVEREAEVAKKSRDGFTKGILSGFLGMGLTGLTNGLINMPGKALKPQDRIPTVEEYFKGYIHEGEIREIRAECAKKGASLHDALMDRVGWPEIPLDGTLLVSHQDALLMGGKVQANPGYGDHVRFADPAVCAVCREQVCIEACSGQAIYANPEGGTPLFDREKCVHCGACLWNCSKSDPKDTERTNVKFRGGSGGLHSVEN; encoded by the coding sequence ATGAGTGATCCTGTTGAGATTCCAGATGTTCCTCGTGCCGAGATGGAGACGGATATTGTCTGTGTCGGTTTCGGGCCTGCTGCCGGCGGGTTCCTGACCACGTTGACCCGCGGTCTGATGAACGAGGACGGCACTTTCGTGGCCGAATCCAGGGCCATGCCGGGAATGCCGCCGCAGGTGATCTGCTATGAGCGGGCCGACGATATCGGCTTCGGCGTCTCGGGCGTGGTCACCAAGGGAAGGGCCATCAGGGCGAGCTTCCCCGATCTCGATCTGTCCCAGATTCCCATGGCCCACGAGGTCACGGAAGAGAAGATCCTCTTCCTCAAGGACCCGGTGGGCGCCAGCCGCCGCCCCGGTCTGTTCAAGCTGGCCGACAAGGTGCTGGGCAAGTGGATGGAAGACGATGCCTATGAGCTTCCTTACATCCCGGCGTTCCTGGAAAAACATCCCGGCATGATCTGTTCCATCGGCCAGCTCAACCAGTGGGTGGGCGGCAACCTGATGGGGACCGGTATGGCGCAGATATGGCCTTCCAGTCCCGTGGCCGAGCCGCTCATGGACGGCAGGACCGTCAAGGGTGTGCGCATGGCCGACCAGGGCGTGGACAAGGATGGTACCCCCGGCGCAGGGTACATGCCCGGCATGGACATGAAGGCCGCCTTGACCGTGGTGGCCGATGGTCCGGTGGGGCCGGTGGGCCTGCACCTGGACCGCGAACTCGGTTTGCCCGAGGGCAACCACCGGCGTGAGTGGGCCGTAGGCATGAAGTGTGTGGTGGACCTGCCCGAAGGGTGCGACTGGAAACCCGGCACCGTGTTGCACACCATTGGCTATCCCGAGCCTGAGATTTTCGGATTTTTGTATGTCTACCCCGGCAATGTCGCCTCAATGGGCATTTTCGTGCCTTCCTGGTTCGACAATCCGGTGCGTACCGCCTATCGCTACATGCAGCATTGGATGCTCCATCCGTATCTGTGGAAGCGTCTTGAGGGCGGCACCATGCGTTCCTGGGGGGCCAAGTCGCTCAATGAGTCCGGCAAGTGCGGCGAGCCGTTCCTGTGCGGCGACGGGTTTGCCCGCATAGGCGAGGGGTCCGGTTCTACCAATGTGCTCACCGGCTCCGGCGTGGACGAGGCCTGGGCCACCGGCGTGCAACTCGGCGAAGCCGTGCTGGAACTGCTCAGGGAAGGCAGGGACTTCACCAAGGAGAACCTGGAAAACACTTATGTTTCCCGTCGAAGGGCGTCCTGGGTGGAGCGTGAGGCCGAGGTGGCCAAGAAATCCCGCGACGGTTTCACCAAGGGCATCCTCTCCGGATTCCTTGGCATGGGGCTGACCGGCCTGACCAACGGCTTGATCAATATGCCGGGCAAGGCGTTGAAGCCGCAGGATCGCATCCCGACCGTCGAGGAATATTTCAAGGGATACATCCATGAAGGTGAGATTCGGGAGATCCGCGCCGAGTGCGCCAAGAAGGGCGCAAGTCTGCATGACGCGCTCATGGACCGCGTGGGCTGGCCGGAGATTCCCCTGGACGGCACATTGCTGGTCTCGCATCAGGACGCGCTGCTCATGGGCGGCAAGGTCCAGGCCAATCCCGGTTATGGCGACCATGTCCGTTTTGCGGACCCCGCCGTCTGCGCCGTCTGCCGCGAACAGGTCTGTATCGAGGCATGTTCGGGCCAGGCTATTTACGCTAATCCCGAGGGAGGCACTCCTCTTTTCGATCGGGAAAAATGCGTGCATTGTGGCGCATGTCTTTGGAATTGCAGCAAGTCCGACCCCAAGGACACTGAGCGCACGAATGTTAAGTTTCGGGGCGGTTCCGGCGGGCTGCATTCCGTGGAGAATTAG
- a CDS encoding electron transfer flavoprotein subunit alpha produces the protein MTVLYLAHTECDNSLHKSALEALTAAKALAEGLGADLAVGLIGADITAAADAIGGCGAKFYGVSGGDFADGRYASDLAAAEAVAKACSAEIVVAPATSRFSRALPGLAIRLNGRVDTHLSGLDVVEGKPVAKRWFYRQRMEGTLTREERPWVLTLDSGCAEAFSGAGSADVENVAVDVSGVRTRIAGMECVSEDAQTIRPDAALLLVAGAGWTKKQADGATHVEVAEETIMSFLTATKSSLGSSKSLVDISGEGGAVISFLTHMHQVGQTGATPRHPKGLSTCCHGEEPHVVGWRFIKERRAINTDAGCGWAQGKCDVLYVGDAFAIMEKVNALLG, from the coding sequence ATGACAGTTTTGTATCTTGCACACACCGAATGCGACAATTCCCTGCACAAGTCTGCCCTTGAGGCGTTGACTGCTGCCAAGGCCCTGGCCGAGGGGTTGGGTGCTGATTTGGCCGTGGGTCTCATCGGCGCTGATATCACTGCCGCCGCCGACGCCATAGGCGGATGCGGCGCGAAATTTTACGGCGTGTCCGGCGGAGACTTTGCGGACGGCCGGTATGCTTCCGATCTGGCCGCAGCCGAGGCCGTAGCCAAGGCCTGCTCCGCAGAGATCGTGGTGGCTCCGGCCACTTCCCGTTTCAGCCGAGCCCTGCCGGGGCTGGCCATCCGTCTGAACGGTCGCGTGGACACCCACCTGTCCGGCCTGGACGTGGTGGAGGGCAAGCCTGTCGCCAAGCGCTGGTTCTATCGCCAGCGCATGGAAGGCACCCTGACCCGTGAAGAGCGCCCCTGGGTGCTGACTCTGGACTCGGGTTGCGCTGAAGCCTTTTCCGGCGCCGGTTCCGCGGATGTCGAGAATGTGGCTGTTGACGTTTCCGGTGTGCGCACCCGGATCGCGGGCATGGAGTGCGTATCCGAGGATGCGCAGACCATTCGTCCGGATGCCGCGCTGCTCCTTGTGGCCGGTGCTGGCTGGACCAAGAAGCAGGCCGACGGCGCCACCCATGTGGAAGTGGCCGAGGAAACCATCATGAGCTTCCTGACCGCCACCAAGAGTTCGCTTGGTTCCTCCAAGTCCCTGGTGGACATCTCCGGCGAGGGCGGTGCGGTCATATCCTTTTTGACGCACATGCATCAGGTCGGCCAGACCGGTGCCACGCCGCGCCATCCCAAGGGATTGTCCACCTGTTGCCACGGTGAGGAGCCGCATGTTGTCGGCTGGCGTTTTATCAAGGAACGTCGGGCCATCAACACCGATGCCGGCTGCGGATGGGCTCAGGGCAAGTGTGATGTTCTCTATGTCGGCGATGCCTTTGCCATTATGGAGAAGGTCAACGCACTGCTTGGCTAA
- a CDS encoding rhodanese-like domain-containing protein yields the protein MKRIVIVFIFALVAAGLIFYMNLDPSMPTGYMSMSAVQAQTELARTREAHILDIRTPAEFAEGHIENAVNLDFYRQDFSNDLGKLDKNALYFIYCRSGNRSSQALAILNKLGFTRIWHLKDGINDWKREGLPLFR from the coding sequence ATGAAACGTATAGTAATCGTCTTCATCTTTGCTCTCGTGGCTGCGGGCCTGATTTTCTATATGAATCTCGATCCGTCCATGCCTACCGGATACATGTCCATGAGCGCTGTCCAGGCCCAAACCGAGCTGGCCAGGACTCGGGAGGCGCACATCCTCGACATCCGCACCCCGGCCGAGTTCGCTGAGGGACATATCGAGAACGCGGTGAATCTGGATTTCTACAGGCAGGATTTTAGCAACGATCTCGGAAAATTGGATAAGAATGCGCTCTATTTCATCTATTGTCGTTCCGGGAACCGGAGTTCCCAGGCCCTGGCCATTTTGAATAAACTGGGATTCACCAGAATCTGGCATCTGAAAGACGGCATCAATGATTGGAAGCGGGAAGGACTGCCTTTGTTCAGGTAG